From one Halothece sp. PCC 7418 genomic stretch:
- the pheT gene encoding phenylalanine--tRNA ligase subunit beta, with protein MRVSLNWLQEFVEIDLTPEALGEILTIAGFEVEEIEYRRRFAEGVVVGKVVEKNSHPNADKLSVCTVDVGADEPLNIVCGAANVRAEAYVPVATVGSYLPVKDLKIKRSKLRGVKSEGMICSLAELGLEKESDGIYIFNDHDSLTLGEPVYPLLGLDDVVLDLTTTANRADALSMVGVAREVSALTGKKLTLPEIPQTEISTDQGGLGVTVTATEACPAYIATEITNLSLAPSPQWLQRRLQAAGVRPINNVVDITNYVLLEWGQPLHAFDRERLKTGAGGEDLTLGVRFAKKGETLTTLDGQARDLESENLIITANDVPVALAGVMGGEETEVHDQTENIILEAALFDPVAVRRSARVQGLRTEASTRYERGVNQAELEQASQRAIALLQELAQGTPTQQAMADHRLHPEQRQRTLTLRLDRIQQVLGQVNNRDDGKLTPEDIKGILTALGCQLKPYNVDGGEGWEVIVPPYRDRDLEREIDLIEEIARLYGYDYFCDTLPEQSQPGMLSVRQQNKNRIREAMRAVGLTEVLHYSLVKPEADAVTLANPLFQEYSALRTELITGLVNAFSYNLARGNGALNAFEIGRRFWQTETGIAEADTLAGIMGGERFPQGRWTTSGQGQTMTWYQAKGLLDAVFNRLGVSVSYAATSEDERLHPGRTAVISLDDQRLGLFGQLHPQFRQDHDLPEAVYVFSFDLEILLTALAEKNLSQSRFSPFSTYPAVARDMAFYAPVDLPVAELMQVMEKAGGKLLEKVELFDEYRGENVPDGQRSLAFSLTYQARDRTLTDEEVEPLLEKVRKALTQEFEVTLRS; from the coding sequence ATGCGAGTCTCTCTAAACTGGTTGCAGGAATTTGTTGAGATTGATCTCACCCCAGAAGCCCTCGGGGAAATTTTAACGATCGCGGGGTTTGAAGTCGAAGAAATTGAATACCGCCGTCGTTTTGCCGAAGGGGTGGTGGTTGGTAAAGTGGTAGAAAAGAATTCCCATCCCAATGCCGATAAACTCAGTGTGTGTACGGTCGATGTGGGCGCAGATGAGCCTTTAAATATTGTCTGTGGCGCAGCGAATGTTCGCGCTGAGGCTTATGTTCCTGTGGCAACAGTGGGGTCATATTTGCCTGTTAAAGATTTGAAAATTAAACGCAGTAAACTGCGTGGGGTCAAATCAGAAGGAATGATTTGCTCTCTGGCAGAGTTAGGCTTAGAAAAAGAGTCGGATGGGATTTATATTTTTAATGATCATGATAGCCTGACCCTAGGAGAACCCGTTTATCCCCTGCTGGGACTGGATGATGTGGTGCTGGATTTAACGACAACTGCTAATCGTGCAGATGCGTTGAGTATGGTGGGTGTGGCGCGAGAAGTTTCCGCCTTAACAGGGAAAAAGTTGACCCTTCCCGAAATCCCTCAAACCGAAATCTCAACTGACCAAGGGGGTTTGGGTGTGACTGTCACCGCAACTGAGGCTTGTCCTGCTTATATTGCCACGGAAATTACAAATTTAAGTCTTGCGCCCTCTCCACAATGGTTGCAACGACGGTTACAAGCTGCGGGGGTGCGTCCGATTAATAATGTGGTGGATATTACCAATTATGTTCTCTTGGAATGGGGACAGCCCCTACACGCTTTTGATCGAGAACGCCTGAAAACAGGGGCTGGAGGAGAAGACTTAACCCTTGGCGTGCGTTTTGCGAAAAAAGGGGAAACCCTCACCACCCTCGATGGACAAGCCCGTGATCTAGAGTCTGAAAATTTGATTATTACGGCTAATGATGTCCCTGTCGCCTTGGCGGGCGTTATGGGCGGTGAAGAAACGGAAGTCCATGATCAAACGGAAAATATTATTTTAGAAGCAGCCCTGTTTGACCCCGTGGCGGTGCGACGATCCGCACGGGTGCAAGGGTTACGCACCGAAGCCTCTACTCGCTACGAAAGAGGGGTGAATCAAGCGGAGTTAGAACAAGCCAGTCAACGCGCGATCGCGCTGCTGCAAGAATTAGCCCAAGGGACTCCCACTCAACAAGCAATGGCGGATCATCGTCTCCATCCCGAACAACGCCAGCGTACTTTGACTTTACGTTTGGATCGGATTCAGCAAGTGTTAGGTCAGGTGAACAACCGCGATGATGGCAAATTGACCCCAGAAGATATCAAGGGGATTCTAACCGCTTTAGGCTGTCAACTTAAACCTTATAATGTTGATGGCGGTGAAGGTTGGGAAGTGATTGTGCCTCCCTATCGCGATCGCGATTTAGAACGGGAAATTGATCTCATTGAAGAAATTGCTCGTCTCTACGGTTATGATTACTTCTGCGATACCCTCCCCGAACAAAGTCAACCAGGGATGTTATCCGTTCGCCAACAAAATAAAAATCGCATTCGGGAAGCAATGCGGGCGGTGGGCTTAACGGAAGTTTTGCATTATTCCTTGGTCAAACCAGAAGCAGATGCAGTCACTCTCGCCAATCCTCTATTTCAAGAATATTCGGCATTACGGACGGAACTAATTACAGGGTTAGTGAATGCTTTTTCCTACAACTTGGCGCGGGGAAATGGCGCTTTAAATGCCTTTGAAATCGGACGACGCTTTTGGCAAACGGAAACAGGAATTGCAGAAGCTGATACCCTTGCTGGAATTATGGGCGGTGAACGATTTCCCCAAGGACGATGGACAACTTCGGGTCAAGGTCAAACGATGACCTGGTATCAAGCAAAAGGCTTATTAGATGCAGTGTTTAATCGCTTAGGGGTCAGCGTTAGTTATGCAGCCACCTCGGAAGATGAACGGTTACATCCAGGGCGCACCGCAGTGATTTCTCTGGATGATCAGCGTTTGGGTTTATTCGGACAACTCCATCCGCAGTTTCGCCAAGACCATGATCTCCCAGAGGCGGTTTATGTCTTCAGTTTTGACTTAGAAATCTTATTAACCGCCTTAGCTGAAAAAAATCTCTCTCAGTCTCGTTTCTCTCCTTTCTCCACTTATCCCGCAGTGGCAAGAGATATGGCGTTTTATGCCCCAGTTGATTTGCCTGTGGCGGAGTTAATGCAGGTGATGGAAAAAGCAGGTGGCAAGTTATTAGAAAAAGTGGAATTATTTGATGAATATCGTGGCGAAAATGTCCCTGACGGACAGCGCAGTTTAGCCTTTAGCCTAACTTATCAAGCGCGCGATCGGACTTTAACCGATGAAGAAGTTGAACCCTTACTGGAAAAAGTCCGCAAAGCACTCACCCAAGAATTTGAAGTGACCTTAAGGAGTTAA
- the recA gene encoding recombinase RecA — MASTSTMTNNPDKEKALNLVLNQIERNFGKGSIMRLGDAAQMKVETIPTGAHTLDIALGGGLPKGRIIEIYGPESSGKTTLALHAIAEAQKAGGVAAFVDAEHALDPTYSDVLGVDIENLLVSQPDTGESALEIVDQLVRSAAVDIVVVDSVAALTPRAEIEGEMGDTQVGLQARLMSKALRKIAGNIGRSGCTVIFLNQLRQKIGVTYGSPEVTTGGNALKFYCSVRLDIRRIQTLKKGSEGEYGIRAKVKVAKNKVAPPFRIAEFDIIFGQGISQLGCLVDIAEQTDVINRKGAWYSYQGDNIAQGRDNTIKYLEENPEKVAEIEAAVHEKIEMGALVQANSATSKKSKKNSDVSESESSEMEEE, encoded by the coding sequence ATGGCATCAACTAGTACAATGACTAATAATCCCGATAAAGAGAAAGCCCTGAACTTGGTGCTAAATCAGATTGAGCGCAATTTTGGCAAAGGCTCAATTATGCGCCTTGGGGATGCAGCGCAGATGAAGGTGGAAACCATTCCCACTGGTGCACATACCCTTGATATTGCCTTGGGTGGGGGGTTACCCAAAGGGAGAATTATTGAAATCTATGGTCCAGAAAGTTCAGGGAAGACAACCTTAGCTCTCCACGCGATCGCGGAAGCCCAGAAAGCAGGAGGAGTGGCTGCTTTTGTGGATGCCGAACACGCCCTCGACCCCACGTATTCCGATGTTCTAGGGGTTGACATTGAGAACCTTTTAGTCTCTCAGCCAGACACAGGAGAATCGGCGTTGGAGATTGTGGATCAACTGGTGCGGTCTGCTGCGGTTGATATTGTTGTGGTGGATTCTGTAGCAGCCCTTACCCCCCGCGCTGAAATTGAAGGGGAAATGGGAGATACGCAAGTGGGGTTACAAGCTCGTTTGATGAGTAAAGCTCTGCGAAAAATTGCTGGGAATATTGGTCGATCAGGCTGTACGGTAATTTTCCTCAACCAACTGCGACAAAAAATTGGGGTGACTTACGGTAGCCCAGAAGTGACCACAGGGGGTAACGCGCTCAAGTTTTATTGTTCGGTACGCTTGGATATTCGACGCATCCAAACCCTGAAAAAAGGAAGTGAAGGGGAATATGGAATTCGAGCGAAAGTGAAAGTGGCGAAGAATAAAGTTGCGCCACCGTTCCGTATTGCTGAGTTTGATATTATCTTTGGACAGGGGATTTCTCAGTTAGGCTGTTTGGTGGATATTGCAGAACAAACAGATGTCATTAATCGCAAAGGCGCGTGGTACAGCTATCAGGGAGATAATATTGCTCAAGGACGGGATAACACCATTAAATATTTAGAGGAAAATCCAGAAAAGGTTGCTGAAATTGAAGCAGCGGTTCACGAAAAAATCGAAATGGGTGCACTGGTTCAGGCTAACTCAGCCACCAGTAAAAAGTCGAAGAAAAATAGTGACGTGAGTGAGAGTGAGTCTTCTGAGATGGAAGAAGAGTAA
- a CDS encoding YciI family protein produces MKKESNALLAVGASNDAPDEATVRNLVENDPYWQNGIWTEYQVKAWIQAL; encoded by the coding sequence ATGAAGAAAGAATCCAACGCGCTTTTAGCCGTTGGAGCGTCAAATGATGCGCCTGATGAAGCAACAGTTCGCAACTTAGTAGAAAATGACCCCTATTGGCAAAATGGGATTTGGACAGAGTATCAGGTCAAAGCGTGGATACAAGCCCTTTAA
- a CDS encoding serine/threonine-protein kinase: MIYCLNPSCPNPKNPNKTRICQSCGSDLKLNNRYLVGKTLGQGGFGATFLAVDTSLPGNPVCVIKQLRPANNTESFLKMARELFQREAETLGKLGNHPQVPRLLDYFEIQEQFFLVQEFVKGSNLQKEVKNNGPFTEAGVRQFLTEILPLFEYIHSQKVIHRDIKPANIIRREIDRKLVLIDFGAVKNRVNEVMAADLSGDNPLTSFAVGTPGYSPPEQMAMRPTYASDIYSLGATCIYLLAGRSPKDIGYNSRTGALDWEQYVDVSDHLKRVLKKMLEMAVRDRYQSAQAVLDGLEMEAYEESLSQGLVKRSPASNSGNLEQKNSKDQSNWTSKVAESIRQRRTRMGLPTSRQGDNSQGLSGGERSRTAGSRKLTAKQLAHQYRQGRRDFSHIDLYRLELEEANLRQCIFREANLMQTNLRKGDLRGADFANGNLKRVVLREAKLSNAFFSHADLQKADLRKADLTLANFQNAKLAEADLSGANLTNAKITEKQLAEAKTNWATILPNGKRALW, from the coding sequence ATGATTTACTGTCTGAATCCGTCTTGCCCCAATCCGAAAAACCCCAACAAAACTAGAATTTGTCAAAGCTGCGGTAGTGATCTCAAGCTGAATAATCGCTATTTGGTGGGAAAAACGCTAGGTCAAGGCGGGTTTGGCGCAACCTTTCTCGCAGTGGATACCAGTTTACCAGGGAATCCAGTTTGTGTGATTAAACAATTGCGTCCAGCGAATAATACTGAAAGTTTTTTAAAGATGGCGCGGGAATTATTTCAACGGGAGGCGGAGACATTGGGGAAGTTAGGGAATCATCCCCAAGTCCCTCGGTTGCTGGATTATTTTGAAATTCAAGAGCAGTTTTTTTTAGTGCAGGAGTTTGTGAAAGGGTCGAACTTGCAGAAAGAAGTGAAAAACAATGGCCCGTTTACCGAAGCAGGAGTGCGTCAATTCTTAACAGAAATTCTGCCCTTGTTTGAATATATTCACTCCCAAAAGGTGATTCACCGTGATATTAAACCTGCTAACATTATTCGTCGCGAAATTGATCGGAAATTAGTTTTGATTGACTTTGGGGCGGTTAAAAATCGCGTGAATGAAGTGATGGCTGCGGATCTCTCTGGAGATAACCCATTGACCTCTTTTGCGGTGGGAACCCCTGGCTATTCGCCTCCCGAACAAATGGCAATGCGTCCGACTTATGCCAGTGATATTTATAGTTTGGGTGCAACTTGTATTTATTTGTTAGCAGGACGCTCTCCCAAAGATATAGGGTATAATTCTCGCACTGGGGCTTTAGATTGGGAACAGTATGTTGATGTCAGCGATCATCTCAAAAGAGTCTTGAAGAAGATGCTAGAGATGGCAGTGCGCGATCGGTATCAGTCAGCGCAAGCAGTTTTAGATGGTCTGGAAATGGAAGCCTATGAGGAAAGTTTGTCACAAGGTCTTGTCAAACGCTCTCCTGCTAGTAATAGTGGCAATCTAGAACAGAAGAATAGTAAGGATCAATCCAACTGGACTTCTAAAGTCGCCGAGTCAATTCGTCAACGTCGCACTCGTATGGGGTTACCCACCAGTCGTCAGGGTGATAATAGTCAAGGGTTGAGCGGAGGGGAACGCTCGCGAACGGCTGGTTCTCGGAAATTAACGGCAAAACAACTGGCTCATCAATATCGACAAGGGAGACGAGATTTTTCTCACATTGATTTATATCGCCTCGAATTAGAAGAAGCGAATTTAAGGCAGTGTATTTTCCGTGAAGCCAATTTAATGCAGACGAATCTTCGCAAAGGAGACTTAAGAGGGGCTGATTTTGCCAATGGCAACTTAAAACGGGTTGTCTTACGAGAGGCAAAACTGAGTAATGCCTTTTTTAGTCATGCGGATTTACAAAAGGCTGATTTACGGAAAGCGGATTTAACCCTTGCCAATTTTCAAAATGCAAAGCTGGCGGAGGCGGATCTCTCGGGGGCAAATTTAACAAATGCCAAAATTACAGAGAAGCAATTGGCAGAAGCAAAAACGAACTGGGCAACAATTTTGCCGAATGGGAAACGAGCGTTATGGTAG